A window of Leptospira fainei serovar Hurstbridge str. BUT 6 contains these coding sequences:
- a CDS encoding ABC1 kinase family protein — protein MAGFLESLRLGLGGAARMVSSGFVFSTKTLLLLKDLAVGGSASKDLPLRLREAFEELGATYIKLGQFIASAPSLFPEEIVTEMQKCLDSVRPISFKEVENVIRKELGGKPEDHFRSIDRNPLASASIAQVHSAVTKDGLDVVIKVQRPDIESALGADLNLLYLASLVFEIFVPGLSRSGLSGMMKLFQASIFEEIDFYKEAENIEEFERALLASGETRARVPKVYHNLSTKKVLVMERFYGAPITDEASLRKYSKDPQRTLSNALEVWFSTLSRSGFFHADVHAGNLMILRDGTVGFIDFGIVGRISPKIWEGLMVFLEGLATNRPARIANGLILMDSTAQGVDEARLAKDLEKVFGEMSEMVLGIQMGELEAFDEKKLNAILFEFRELAQRNGLKIPKEFGLLIKQILYFDRYVKAFAPDIDLIRDREKFIR, from the coding sequence ATGGCTGGATTCCTAGAGAGCCTTCGCCTCGGGTTAGGTGGCGCCGCGAGAATGGTATCGAGCGGTTTCGTCTTTTCAACCAAGACCCTTCTGCTTTTGAAAGACCTTGCCGTCGGTGGCAGCGCATCTAAGGATCTCCCTTTACGTTTGCGGGAAGCCTTCGAAGAACTGGGAGCAACTTATATTAAACTCGGGCAATTTATTGCCTCCGCGCCCTCCCTCTTCCCGGAGGAAATCGTTACGGAAATGCAAAAATGCCTGGATTCCGTCCGCCCTATTTCCTTTAAAGAAGTGGAGAACGTTATCCGCAAAGAGCTTGGCGGGAAGCCCGAAGACCATTTTCGGAGTATCGACCGTAATCCCCTAGCGTCGGCCTCTATCGCCCAAGTTCATTCTGCAGTTACCAAAGACGGGCTAGACGTAGTAATCAAGGTCCAAAGACCGGATATAGAGTCGGCTCTCGGAGCCGACCTAAACTTACTCTATCTAGCAAGTCTTGTTTTCGAAATTTTTGTGCCTGGACTTAGTCGTTCCGGACTATCCGGCATGATGAAGTTATTCCAGGCTTCGATTTTCGAAGAAATCGATTTCTATAAGGAAGCCGAGAATATCGAAGAGTTCGAAAGAGCGCTCCTCGCATCGGGAGAAACCCGAGCAAGAGTTCCTAAAGTTTATCATAATTTAAGCACCAAGAAAGTATTAGTTATGGAGAGGTTCTACGGGGCTCCGATTACCGATGAGGCGTCTCTCCGAAAGTATTCCAAGGACCCGCAGAGGACTCTTTCCAATGCGTTGGAAGTGTGGTTCTCGACGCTTTCTAGATCCGGCTTTTTTCACGCCGACGTTCATGCAGGGAATTTAATGATCCTAAGAGATGGAACGGTAGGATTCATCGATTTCGGAATCGTAGGCAGAATATCTCCTAAAATATGGGAAGGATTGATGGTTTTCCTAGAAGGTCTTGCGACAAATCGGCCGGCAAGAATCGCTAACGGCCTGATTTTAATGGACTCGACGGCGCAAGGAGTCGACGAAGCGCGTCTGGCGAAAGACCTCGAAAAAGTTTTCGGAGAAATGAGCGAAATGGTTTTAGGGATTCAAATGGGAGAATTGGAAGCTTTCGATGAGAAGAAACTGAATGCAATCCTATTCGAGTTCCGCGAGTTAGCTCAAAGAAACGGTCTCAAAATTCCCAAAGAATTTGGACTTTTAATCAAACAAATTTTATACTTCGATCGTTATGTTAAGGCGTTCGCTCCTGATATCGATCTAATAAGAGATAGAGAAAAATTTATCCGATGA
- a CDS encoding phenylalanine--tRNA ligase subunit alpha, which produces MSGETVLLQELEKLELNDLKKIAALWNIPKPPYKEKNKNLKFLYDTFLDEFYLKGVLEKLTVLQVNIYTSILKNKNVLTLGEISRKVNIPPINVEMELNLLRKYHLVYQRKNRERLTNNLDKYHAFDELADLVPLDQNLKGDKYKISIEKLLDHKKLTDISAEWKKAVKAPPKLDTIRKFYSHATTPEAFESAIISLSELERDTLVRIYLSGGVADADDIRSFVVMNRGKYEVIVPSLVEKGLVADVCFVEEKFVRVFSLPEELLKYIQHNPILPSVKKGTRQRQEKSATNELDFFLNTKKLLSYISRKGLVLAKSGKVKQADHKRTEQELLNPDISIFPEKSQIYQMELILPILRLLNLGDIKGENIILRGDVEGFLKKDIFEIMKLVIHEVNEARMKRINPPEVFQPTEMPFYDKMILDKCVNLIIKSKRIHLSVIFSTIIRDHLIMSPGFRTKNFQTDLADLRKEIMSAIFYLHLFGLLEVEYPNRFLALSKLGEYFFQTGELTNATEKGGITINPDFSVIAFPEKVSTNGIHLLKAFTELKDYDRVYTFVLTKEAYQLGILLGYKPSEFIDFLKASSKAELAQNLLFLLEDWGGNLPVVEVAEDCVLVRTKDQNVMELLLGQIKGKKIVLDEIGPNAVLVDKTRVQDVITVAEKLNLIIRLTR; this is translated from the coding sequence ATGAGCGGCGAAACAGTTTTGTTACAAGAACTCGAGAAACTCGAACTAAACGACTTAAAAAAGATCGCCGCACTTTGGAATATTCCTAAGCCGCCTTACAAGGAAAAGAATAAAAATCTTAAGTTCTTGTACGACACTTTTCTGGATGAATTTTATCTAAAAGGTGTTTTGGAGAAGCTCACGGTTCTCCAAGTAAATATTTATACTTCGATCCTTAAAAACAAGAATGTCTTAACGCTAGGTGAGATTTCACGTAAAGTGAATATTCCACCGATTAACGTTGAGATGGAATTGAATCTTCTGCGGAAGTATCATCTTGTTTATCAACGCAAAAATCGTGAACGCCTTACTAACAACTTAGATAAATATCATGCTTTCGACGAGTTAGCGGATCTCGTCCCCTTGGATCAAAACCTAAAAGGGGATAAATATAAGATTAGCATCGAGAAACTTCTCGATCATAAAAAACTAACAGATATCTCCGCAGAATGGAAAAAGGCCGTAAAGGCTCCGCCTAAGCTAGATACGATCCGTAAGTTCTATTCCCATGCAACGACTCCTGAAGCTTTCGAGAGCGCAATTATTTCGCTTTCGGAATTGGAAAGGGATACTCTTGTTCGCATTTATCTGAGCGGCGGCGTTGCGGATGCGGATGATATCCGTAGTTTCGTGGTTATGAACCGCGGAAAATACGAGGTAATCGTTCCTTCTTTGGTCGAGAAAGGCCTTGTTGCGGACGTTTGCTTTGTAGAGGAAAAATTCGTAAGAGTTTTTTCCCTTCCCGAAGAACTATTAAAATACATCCAGCATAATCCGATTCTCCCTTCCGTTAAGAAAGGAACTCGTCAACGCCAGGAAAAGTCCGCGACTAACGAGTTGGATTTCTTCTTAAATACTAAGAAACTCCTATCTTATATCAGTCGAAAAGGCTTAGTTCTCGCAAAATCGGGAAAAGTCAAGCAAGCGGATCATAAAAGAACCGAGCAGGAATTACTGAATCCCGATATCAGTATTTTCCCTGAAAAAAGCCAAATCTATCAAATGGAACTGATTCTTCCGATATTGCGTCTATTAAATTTGGGTGATATCAAGGGAGAGAACATCATTCTTAGGGGTGATGTGGAAGGCTTCTTGAAGAAGGATATTTTCGAAATCATGAAGCTCGTGATTCATGAAGTTAACGAAGCCAGAATGAAGCGAATTAATCCGCCGGAAGTGTTTCAGCCGACGGAGATGCCTTTTTACGATAAGATGATTTTAGACAAGTGCGTGAACTTAATCATCAAATCCAAGCGTATTCATTTATCCGTAATTTTCTCTACGATTATCCGGGATCATTTGATCATGTCTCCCGGATTCAGAACGAAGAATTTTCAGACCGATTTAGCCGATCTTCGCAAAGAGATCATGAGCGCTATTTTCTACCTGCACTTATTCGGTCTGTTGGAAGTCGAGTATCCGAATCGCTTTCTCGCGTTATCTAAATTAGGCGAATACTTCTTCCAAACCGGGGAATTAACGAACGCCACCGAAAAGGGCGGGATTACTATCAACCCCGACTTTTCAGTGATTGCGTTTCCCGAAAAAGTTTCCACGAACGGCATTCATCTACTCAAAGCATTTACGGAACTTAAGGATTATGATCGAGTTTATACGTTCGTCCTAACGAAAGAAGCGTACCAGCTCGGAATTCTACTCGGTTATAAACCGTCGGAATTTATCGACTTCCTCAAGGCTTCCAGCAAGGCGGAATTAGCGCAAAACCTTCTTTTCTTATTGGAAGATTGGGGGGGAAATCTTCCCGTTGTGGAAGTCGCTGAAGATTGTGTGCTTGTGAGAACCAAAGATCAGAACGTCATGGAATTACTTTTAGGCCAGATAAAAGGCAAGAAGATCGTTTTGGATGAAATCGGCCCGAACGCGGTACTCGTAGATAAAACCAGAGTGCAGGACGTAATAACGGTCGCCGAAAAGCTTAATCTAATCATCAGATTAACCCGTTAG
- a CDS encoding FeoA family protein, with protein MKKTLFELEPGDSPILSGLKELPGKEGLVRNLLDMGFLPGTKLQILAKYPSQDKVIVKIGLVQLALRNIEAELLELEESK; from the coding sequence ATGAAAAAGACCCTTTTCGAATTAGAGCCTGGCGATTCACCCATTTTATCAGGTCTAAAGGAACTCCCCGGAAAAGAAGGGCTCGTTCGTAATTTATTGGACATGGGCTTTCTGCCCGGAACAAAGCTGCAGATACTTGCCAAGTATCCTAGCCAAGATAAAGTAATCGTAAAAATCGGATTAGTTCAATTAGCTTTAAGAAATATAGAAGCGGAATTGTTGGAATTAGAGGAATCAAAGTGA